In Streptomyces venezuelae, the sequence TTGGTCGCGGCGACCTGCGGCTCCAGCTCCTTCTCGACGGCGTCCGCGAGCTCCGCGGAGTCGGTGACGAGCACGGCGGCGGCCAGCGGGTCGTGCTCGGCCTGGCTGATCAGGTCGGCGGCGACGTGCACCGGGTCGGCCGTGGAGTCGGCGAGGACGGCGATCTCGGTCGGGCCGGCCTCGGTGTCGATGCCGATCTTCCCGGTGAAGTAGCGCTTGGCGGCGGCGACCCAGATGTTGCCGGGGCCGGTCACCATGTTGGCCGGCGCGCACTCCTCGGTTCCGTGGGCGAACATCGCCACGGCCTGCGCACCGCCCGCCGCGTACACCTCGTCCACGCCGAGCAGCGCGCACGCGGCGAGGATCGTCGGGTGCGGGAGCCCGCCGTGCTCCTTCTGCGGCGGGGACGCGAGCGCGATCGACCCGACGCCCGCCTCCTGGGCGGGTACGACGTTCATGACGACGGAGGACGGGTACACCGAGCGGCCGCCCGGGGCGTACAGCCCCACGCGCTCCACCGGTACCCACTTCTCGGTCACGGTGCCGCCGGGGACCACCTGGGTGGTGTGCTCGGTGCGGCGCTGGTTGCGGTGCACGATCCGGGCGCGCCGGATCGACTCCTCCAGGGCGGCGCGGACGGCCGGGTCCAGCTGCTCCAGGGCGGCCTTGACGGCCTCCGCGGGCACTCGGACCTGCGTGAGCTCGACCCCGTCGAACTTCCGCGCGTACTCGATCAGCGCCGCCGTGCCACGATGATGGACGTCCTCGCAGATGGGCCGCACCTTCTCCAGGGCGGCTGCTACGTCGAACTCGGCACGGGGCAGCAGATCGCGCAGGGCGCCACCCTCGGGGAGGGTGTCACCGCGCAGGTCGATACGAGAGATCACCTCACAATTCTCTCAGACCGCTTCACGCCACCGTCCGCCCGTATCACTGGCTGATACGGGTCCCGGATGTCACAGGCGCCCGATAGCGTTCCCCTACACGGAGATGACAGCGGAGGGGGGCCGCCGTGACCGAGGCGCGCACGGACGAGGAACCGGCGGATCTCACCGCTTCCGAACGCCGCATGTGGGACGCGTACCGAACGGGCGTGGTCTGCGATCTCAGCACGCGCGCCGCCGACCGGGACGATCCGCACGCCGAGCACGTGTGGGGGCCCGAGCGCAGCGTCCGCGCCCGGGTGGTGGCCCGGCTGCTGCTGCACGGGCCGCCGCCGGTGCCGGGCCGGGTGGCGTCCCTGAAGCTGCGCGGGGTGCGGATCAGCGGGCGGCTGGAACTGTCCGGTGGGGCGGTGGCCCCGTACGTGGAGCTCCAGTCCTGCCGCTTCGACAGCGAGATCCAGCTGTCGGAGGCCCGCTTCGGCACGCTGCGCCTGATCAACTGCGCGATACCGCGGCTGGAGGCCGCCCGGCTGCACACCGAGGGGGATCTGCACCTGCCGCGCTGCCGGGTGGCGCGCGGGATCCGGCTG encodes:
- the hisD gene encoding histidinol dehydrogenase, producing MISRIDLRGDTLPEGGALRDLLPRAEFDVAAALEKVRPICEDVHHRGTAALIEYARKFDGVELTQVRVPAEAVKAALEQLDPAVRAALEESIRRARIVHRNQRRTEHTTQVVPGGTVTEKWVPVERVGLYAPGGRSVYPSSVVMNVVPAQEAGVGSIALASPPQKEHGGLPHPTILAACALLGVDEVYAAGGAQAVAMFAHGTEECAPANMVTGPGNIWVAAAKRYFTGKIGIDTEAGPTEIAVLADSTADPVHVAADLISQAEHDPLAAAVLVTDSAELADAVEKELEPQVAATKHVEDRIKPALAGKQSAIVLVDSLEDGLKVVDAYGAEHLEIQTADAAAWAARVRNAGAIFVGPWAPVSLGDYCAGSNHVLPTGGCACHSSGLSVQSFLRGIHIVDYTRDALAEVTHHVVTLAEAEDLPAHGAALKARFGWKVPTQ